In Sorghum bicolor cultivar BTx623 chromosome 10, Sorghum_bicolor_NCBIv3, whole genome shotgun sequence, one genomic interval encodes:
- the LOC8061546 gene encoding senescence-specific cysteine protease SAG39, producing the protein MATIKASILAILGLAFFCGAALAARDLNDDSAMVARHEQWMVQYSRVYKDTTEKARRFEVFKANVKFIESFNAGGNRKFWLGVNQFADLTNDEFRATKTNKGFKPSPVKVPTGFRYENVSVDALPATIDWRTKGAVTPIKDQGQCGCCWAFSAVAATEGIVKISTGKLISLSEQELVDCDVHGEDQGCEGGLMDDAFQFIIKNGGLTTESSYPYTAADGKCKSGSNSAATVKGFEDVPANDEAALMKAVANQPVSVAVDGGDMTFQFYSGGVMTGSCGTDLDHGIAAIGYGQTSDGTKYWLLKNSWGTTWGENGYLRMEKDISDKRGMCGLAMEPSYPIE; encoded by the exons ATGGCCACCATCAAGGCATCAATCTTGGCAATCCTCGGCCTCGCCTTCTTCTGCGGTGCTGCCCTTGCTGCTCGTGACCTGAACGACGACTCAGCCATGGTGGCGAGGCATGAGCAGTGGATGGTGCAGTACAGCCGTGTCTACAAAGACACCACCGAGAAGGCTCGGCGGTTCGAGGTGTTCAAAGCTAATGTTAAGTTCATCGAGTCGTTCAACGCCGGTGGGAACCGCAAGTTCTGGCTCGGCGTCAACCAGTTTGCCGATCTCACGAACGATGAATTCAGGGCTACCAAGACTAACAAGGGCTTCAAACCTAGCCCCGTGAAGGTTCCTACCggatttagatatgagaatgtTAGTGTTGATGCACTTCCGGCAACCATCGACTGGAGGACCAAGGGTGCCGTCACTCCCATCAAGGATCAAGGCCAATGCG GCTGCTGTTGGGCATTCTCGGCTGTGGCTGCCACAGAAGGCATCGTAAAAATAAGCACCGGCAAGCTCATCTCCCTCTCGGAACAAGAGTTAGTGGATTGCGATGTCCATGGTGAGGATCAGGGTTGTGAAGGTGGTTTGATGGACGATGCTTTCCAGTTCATCATCAAGAATGGCGGCCTAACCACGGAGTCTAGCTATCCTTACACAGCTGCGGATGGCAAGTGCAAGAGTGGATCAAACAGTGCCGCAACCGTCAAGGGCTTTGAGGATGTCCCTGCAAATGATGAGGCTGCCCTGATGAAGGCCGTGGCCAACCAACCCGTGTCGGTGGCAGTGGATGGCGGAGACATGACGTTTCAGTTCTACTCTGGTGGTGTGATGACTGGCTCATGTGGTACTGACCTGGACCATGGGATTGCAGCCATTGGCTATGGACAAACCAGTGATGGCACCAAGTACTGGCTACTAAAGAACTCATGGGGCACGACTTGGGGCGAGAATGGTTACCTGAGAATGGAGAAGGATATTTCCGACAAGAGGGGCATGTGTGGCCTAGCTATGGAGCCTTCCTACCCCATTGAGTAG